The Cytophagales bacterium genomic interval ATTTGGACAAACCGCACCGTTGATCAGGATGTTTTCGTCATTGAGATTAAGCGGGAATTTCTTTTGAAGATAGTTTTCAGTAAGAAAAGAAACCCTTTGCAGTTGCGGATTTGGGATTTTCGATTTCGGATATTTAATTCCGGAATCCGCTCCGAGTACTTGGGGCAATCCGGAATTAATATACTTTTCCCACTTCTCAGCGATCGTTAGTATTCCAATTCTTAATGCAGCAACCGGCCTGGTAAAGGTCAAAGGTAAAAGTGATTGCCTTATCTGCGGGTCGTCAAATAGAATAATGTTCACCCTGTTAATTT includes:
- a CDS encoding glucose-1-phosphate thymidylyltransferase; this translates as MNIILFDDPQIRQSLLPLTFTRPVAALRIGILTIAEKWEKYINSGLPQVLGADSGIKYPKSKIPNPQLQRVSFLTENYLQKKFPLNLNDENILINGAVCPN